A single Carnobacterium alterfunditum DSM 5972 DNA region contains:
- a CDS encoding PTS sugar transporter subunit IIA, protein MFDFLKKGNKIEADTEVKLFSPANGTVISIEEVADPVFSQKMMGDGYAVIPTDGKIYSPVTGKVVSVFPTKHAIGIELPNGVEVLLHMGLDTVELNGGPFTNAVAEGDQLTPETLVSTVDLAALEAAGKNNAMVVVFTNMDKVADFSLSGKGQASVSSEIGTLTAKS, encoded by the coding sequence ATGTTTGATTTTTTGAAAAAAGGGAACAAAATAGAAGCAGATACTGAGGTAAAATTATTTTCACCTGCAAATGGAACCGTTATTTCGATTGAAGAAGTAGCAGATCCAGTCTTTTCACAAAAAATGATGGGAGACGGATATGCAGTCATTCCAACAGATGGAAAGATTTATTCTCCAGTAACTGGTAAAGTTGTCAGTGTTTTCCCAACTAAACATGCAATTGGAATAGAACTTCCAAATGGAGTAGAAGTTTTATTGCACATGGGACTAGATACGGTTGAATTAAATGGTGGACCTTTCACTAATGCTGTAGCTGAAGGAGATCAATTAACACCTGAAACACTTGTTTCTACAGTTGACCTAGCTGCTCTTGAAGCTGCTGGAAAAAACAACGCTATGGTAGTCGTATTTACAAACATGGATAAAGTGGCTGATTTCTCTCTAAGCGGCAAAGGACAAGCTTCTGTTTCATCAGAGATTGGAACTCTTACAGCAAAATCATAA
- a CDS encoding glycoside hydrolase family 3 N-terminal domain-containing protein: MNSNQLKQLLSNMTIEEKIGQMVQLAGEFYKEEDSENTGPMHEMNLSAGKMATIGSVLGISGAQTLIAIQKEHLAKSRLGIPLLFMADVIHGYRTIFPISLGMACAWDPNLIEESAAIAAKEAAVSGLHVTFAPMVDLVRDARWGRVMESTGEDPYLNQLYARAFVKGYQGKNLATDKFSIAACIKHFAGYGAPVAGREYNTVELSERTLRDMYLPAYQAGIDEGSKLVMTAFNSLDGVPATANKRLMRDILRKEFGFEGVLISDWAAVGEMIPHGIAENLKEAGKLAIEAGVDIEMMTGAYLNYLNELIDEGEIAETLIDEAVWRVLTLKNDLGLFEDPYRGANSAEEKAIVFSQEHREKARGMAEESMVLLKNKEQILPLSIHQKVALIVPEGQAKDVLGAWSWKGQQNESVSLYEGLLQHIPKESIVLKTIADAQKEIKADWLADLADVDIIVAVVGESSYMSGEGASRSNIKLPSEQIQLIKKLRTLDKPIVATLFNGRPLDLTDIIQDVDSILEAWFPGTEAGSAVANLLYGKKNPSGKLTMSFPRAVGQVPLYYNQDNTGRPLTALNQEDKFLSRYLDVDNSPLFPFGYGLSYTYFKYSPMEVTLTRSPKSQEDEVRIEVMITNSGKLAGTEVVQLYIRDKVGKVVRPIKELKRFKKVSLEPSESTIVAFNLNKLDFEYTHQDLSVSVESGEFDLMIGPNSEELEINTVYLTFKKSE; encoded by the coding sequence ATGAATTCAAATCAACTTAAACAATTGCTGAGCAACATGACGATAGAAGAAAAAATTGGTCAAATGGTTCAATTAGCGGGTGAATTTTATAAAGAAGAGGACAGTGAAAATACTGGTCCGATGCATGAAATGAATCTATCAGCTGGAAAAATGGCTACTATTGGATCAGTGCTTGGGATCTCTGGCGCTCAAACGTTGATAGCGATCCAAAAAGAGCATTTGGCTAAAAGTCGCTTAGGCATACCGCTATTATTTATGGCGGATGTGATTCATGGGTACCGCACTATTTTTCCAATCTCGTTAGGTATGGCTTGTGCATGGGATCCTAATTTGATTGAAGAGAGTGCCGCAATTGCTGCAAAAGAAGCAGCCGTTTCAGGATTACATGTAACCTTTGCACCAATGGTCGATCTAGTGCGTGATGCTCGTTGGGGAAGAGTAATGGAATCTACAGGTGAAGATCCTTATTTGAATCAACTATATGCACGTGCTTTTGTTAAAGGGTACCAAGGAAAAAATTTGGCGACCGATAAGTTTAGTATAGCGGCTTGTATCAAACACTTTGCTGGATATGGTGCACCAGTAGCTGGGCGAGAATACAACACAGTCGAATTGTCTGAAAGAACCTTAAGAGACATGTATCTGCCAGCTTATCAAGCGGGGATCGATGAAGGCAGTAAATTAGTTATGACCGCTTTTAATTCACTTGACGGCGTTCCTGCTACAGCGAATAAGCGGTTGATGCGCGATATTCTTCGAAAAGAATTCGGTTTTGAAGGAGTCCTTATTTCTGATTGGGCAGCAGTCGGTGAAATGATCCCCCATGGCATCGCCGAGAATTTAAAAGAAGCCGGTAAATTAGCAATCGAAGCTGGTGTGGACATAGAGATGATGACAGGTGCCTATTTAAATTATTTGAACGAGTTGATCGATGAAGGGGAAATCGCCGAAACGCTGATCGATGAAGCCGTATGGCGAGTCTTAACTTTGAAAAATGATTTAGGTTTATTTGAAGATCCTTATCGTGGGGCAAATAGTGCAGAGGAAAAGGCGATAGTGTTTAGTCAGGAGCATCGAGAAAAAGCCAGGGGAATGGCTGAAGAATCAATGGTTTTATTGAAAAATAAAGAACAAATTTTGCCCTTAAGTATCCATCAAAAAGTAGCTCTGATCGTACCTGAAGGACAAGCAAAAGATGTGCTAGGTGCATGGTCTTGGAAAGGCCAACAAAATGAAAGTGTTTCATTATACGAAGGTCTCCTGCAGCATATACCAAAAGAATCGATCGTATTGAAAACAATCGCTGATGCGCAAAAAGAAATAAAAGCAGACTGGCTGGCAGATCTGGCTGATGTTGATATTATTGTGGCTGTCGTTGGCGAATCTTCTTATATGAGCGGTGAAGGAGCGAGCAGAAGCAACATTAAATTGCCGTCCGAACAGATTCAATTGATCAAAAAACTGCGTACATTAGATAAGCCTATAGTAGCGACTCTTTTCAATGGCAGGCCTTTAGATTTAACGGATATTATTCAAGATGTAGACAGTATCCTAGAAGCTTGGTTTCCAGGAACCGAAGCTGGTTCGGCAGTGGCTAATTTATTGTATGGAAAAAAAAATCCAAGTGGTAAATTGACCATGTCTTTTCCAAGAGCGGTTGGGCAAGTTCCTCTTTACTATAACCAGGACAATACTGGGCGCCCCTTAACAGCGCTAAACCAAGAAGATAAGTTTCTCTCAAGGTATCTGGATGTTGATAATAGTCCACTTTTTCCTTTTGGTTATGGCTTAAGTTATACGTATTTCAAGTATAGTCCAATGGAAGTTACCTTGACTAGATCTCCAAAAAGCCAAGAAGATGAAGTCAGGATAGAAGTGATGATTACGAATAGTGGGAAGTTAGCAGGTACTGAAGTAGTCCAACTGTATATCAGGGATAAGGTAGGGAAAGTAGTCCGCCCAATCAAGGAACTGAAAAGATTTAAAAAAGTTTCGCTAGAGCCTAGTGAATCAACTATTGTTGCCTTTAATTTAAATAAGCTAGACTTCGAGTATACACATCAGGATTTATCAGTATCAGTTGAATCAGGAGAATTTGATTTAATGATAGGGCCAAATAGTGAAGAGTTGGAAATAAATACAGTGTATTTAACTTTCAAAAAAAGTGAATAA
- a CDS encoding DUF4828 domain-containing protein has translation MKMYKYIHYLLGFSVIAQLLGKSVSNRKKCLAKKSSLQQPISSFVGTWSSQEHKTRWLLKITQDGDLHINNHLIKGSLTSISDQQLVFTDHYGYKLIAKRHENNTLSFYDEADEKNYLFVLSE, from the coding sequence ATGAAAATGTATAAATATATCCACTATCTTTTAGGATTTTCCGTTATTGCTCAGTTACTGGGGAAATCTGTTTCAAATAGAAAAAAGTGTTTAGCTAAAAAAAGTTCTCTTCAGCAACCTATATCCTCTTTTGTTGGAACTTGGAGCAGTCAAGAACATAAAACACGCTGGCTTTTAAAAATAACACAAGATGGCGATCTTCACATTAATAATCATCTTATTAAAGGAAGCCTCACATCTATTTCAGATCAGCAGCTGGTCTTCACTGATCACTACGGGTATAAATTGATTGCTAAACGCCATGAAAACAATACATTGTCATTTTATGACGAGGCCGATGAAAAGAACTATTTATTTGTTTTATCAGAGTAA
- a CDS encoding peptide ABC transporter substrate-binding protein yields the protein MGKTKWWKSGALLLTAGLLAACGNEADSETSSSNSGEGNLAEEQVLNLVEIAELPTGDTAIATDTVSFTVFNNINEGLYRLDKDSQPVPALAQEEATVSEDGLEYTFKLREGTTWSNGDPVTAKDFVYAWKRVADPETAASYSYLFEGIKNATAIISDGADPETLGVEAVSDYELKVTMEKPVPYFISLMAFPTFFPQNEAFVEEQGAKYGTSAETMIFNGPFTFSNWDGTNLNWTYEKNKDYWDAENVALEEINVEVIKETSTALNLYDSGQIDRVNLTGEFAKQYKDNADYTVETEARTSYLQLNQERDEEETPLANENLRKAIASSYDHELLVSEILANGSQTVGGLVPAGLASNPTTGDDFRAESGDYLSFDADAANEYWEAAKSELGTDTVTLELLGDDDETNKKVGAYMKDQIETNLPGVEITLKNVPFKARLELQTNQDYDLALGGWGADFADPVNFIDLMTTESPYNRSSYSNKEFDELIALSKGENATDVEARWTNLLDAEKILLDEAGVAPLYQRAAATLQKENVKDIYNYQVGAKYSYKDAYIEAE from the coding sequence ATGGGAAAAACGAAGTGGTGGAAATCAGGTGCATTATTATTGACAGCAGGTTTATTAGCAGCTTGTGGAAATGAAGCAGATAGTGAAACAAGTAGTTCAAATTCAGGTGAAGGAAATTTAGCAGAAGAGCAAGTACTTAATTTAGTTGAAATTGCTGAATTACCTACAGGGGACACTGCAATAGCAACTGATACTGTAAGTTTCACCGTGTTTAATAATATAAATGAAGGTTTATATCGCCTTGACAAAGATAGTCAGCCAGTTCCTGCTTTGGCCCAAGAAGAAGCAACTGTTAGTGAAGATGGTTTGGAATACACATTTAAATTGCGTGAAGGTACTACTTGGTCAAATGGAGACCCTGTGACAGCCAAGGATTTTGTATATGCTTGGAAAAGAGTAGCTGATCCTGAAACAGCGGCTTCTTATTCTTATCTATTCGAAGGAATCAAAAATGCGACAGCAATTATTTCTGATGGTGCTGATCCTGAAACATTAGGCGTAGAAGCCGTAAGTGATTACGAATTAAAAGTTACAATGGAAAAACCAGTACCTTACTTTATCTCTTTAATGGCATTTCCTACATTCTTCCCTCAAAATGAGGCATTTGTAGAAGAACAAGGAGCTAAATATGGTACTTCAGCAGAAACAATGATTTTTAACGGACCATTCACATTTAGTAATTGGGACGGAACAAACTTAAATTGGACATATGAAAAGAATAAAGATTATTGGGATGCAGAAAATGTTGCTTTAGAAGAAATCAATGTTGAAGTTATTAAAGAAACGTCAACAGCGCTAAATCTATATGATTCTGGTCAAATCGATCGGGTCAATTTAACCGGTGAATTTGCTAAACAATATAAAGATAATGCAGATTACACTGTTGAAACAGAAGCGAGAACTTCTTATCTTCAATTGAATCAAGAAAGAGATGAAGAAGAAACACCGTTAGCTAATGAAAACTTACGTAAAGCGATTGCTTCTTCTTATGATCATGAATTATTGGTCAGCGAAATCTTAGCAAATGGTTCTCAAACAGTAGGTGGGCTTGTTCCTGCTGGATTAGCATCAAATCCAACAACTGGAGATGATTTCCGTGCAGAATCAGGCGATTACCTATCTTTTGATGCAGATGCAGCTAACGAATATTGGGAAGCAGCTAAATCTGAATTAGGAACAGATACTGTAACATTAGAATTACTTGGTGATGATGATGAGACAAATAAAAAAGTTGGAGCTTACATGAAGGATCAGATCGAAACTAATTTACCTGGTGTGGAGATCACATTGAAAAATGTTCCATTTAAAGCTCGTTTGGAATTACAAACAAATCAAGATTACGATCTAGCTTTAGGCGGATGGGGAGCAGACTTTGCTGATCCAGTAAACTTCATTGATCTAATGACGACTGAAAGCCCATATAACCGTTCTAGCTACAGCAATAAAGAATTTGATGAATTAATTGCTCTATCAAAAGGTGAAAATGCAACAGACGTTGAAGCACGTTGGACAAACTTGCTTGATGCTGAAAAAATCTTGCTAGATGAAGCTGGCGTAGCTCCTCTATACCAAAGAGCTGCAGCAACATTGCAAAAAGAAAATGTTAAAGATATCTACAACTACCAAGTTGGAGCTAAATACAGCTACAAAGATGCTTACATCGAAGCTGAATAA
- a CDS encoding YeiH family protein, which produces MKKISKGLFLSIIIALIATLLGNFFPIIGSAVFAIILGLVINNTLRIPADFQPGIKFSSKKILQASIVLLGFSLSIQDIKSTGLSSLSVTIVTITVAFISALLIGKWLKIPTNTKVLIGVGTAICGGSAIAAVSPIVEADDDEIALSISTIFLFNIVAVFLFPFLGHLMNLSDAGFGLWAGTAINDTSSVVAAGYSYSEAAGDHATIVKLTRATLIIPISLIIAGIQVYKKKHLAEKVSLKQIFPWFILWFLVASLVSSSGILPEAFIAAAKWLSRFMIAMALGSIGLSANLIALLKTGKKPVLLGLATWFLVAVSSLLVQFFQGQL; this is translated from the coding sequence ATGAAAAAAATTAGTAAAGGTCTTTTTCTTTCCATTATCATTGCTCTGATTGCCACACTATTAGGAAACTTTTTCCCAATTATTGGCAGTGCTGTATTTGCTATTATTTTAGGGCTCGTCATAAACAACACCCTAAGGATCCCTGCTGATTTTCAGCCAGGTATTAAATTTTCTTCAAAGAAAATTCTACAAGCTTCAATTGTATTGCTTGGATTTAGTTTATCTATCCAAGATATCAAATCAACCGGGTTATCATCCTTAAGCGTTACGATCGTCACGATCACGGTTGCTTTTATTAGTGCTTTGTTGATTGGGAAATGGTTAAAAATACCAACAAACACTAAAGTTTTGATTGGTGTCGGAACAGCCATTTGTGGAGGTTCCGCGATTGCTGCCGTTTCACCGATCGTTGAGGCAGATGATGATGAAATTGCTCTATCCATTTCAACGATTTTTTTATTTAATATTGTAGCTGTCTTTCTCTTTCCTTTTTTAGGCCACTTGATGAACTTATCTGATGCTGGGTTTGGATTATGGGCTGGGACAGCGATCAACGATACTTCTTCTGTTGTTGCCGCTGGTTACAGCTATAGTGAAGCAGCTGGAGATCATGCGACGATCGTAAAATTGACCAGAGCAACTTTGATCATTCCGATTTCTTTGATCATAGCTGGAATTCAAGTTTATAAAAAAAAGCACTTAGCTGAAAAAGTTTCTTTGAAACAAATTTTCCCTTGGTTTATTTTATGGTTTTTAGTGGCTTCTTTAGTCAGTAGTTCAGGTATCCTTCCTGAGGCTTTTATAGCAGCAGCCAAATGGCTCTCGCGTTTCATGATCGCCATGGCATTAGGCTCGATTGGGCTATCAGCTAACTTAATAGCCTTACTAAAGACCGGAAAAAAACCAGTTCTGCTTGGGTTGGCTACATGGTTCCTTGTAGCTGTCAGCAGTTTACTTGTCCAGTTTTTCCAAGGACAACTTTGA
- a CDS encoding ring-cleaving dioxygenase: protein MNGLKGIHHVTAITSSAEKIYDFFTTVLSLRLVKKTVNQDDIQTYHLFFADDKGSAGTDMTFFDFPGIPKGSKGTNDISKTSFRVPNDAALTYWVKRFDKYNVSHKEITEQFGVKVLAFHDFDDQQYQLISDEHNTGVASGTPWHKGPVPDEFAITGLGPIFLRVKNFDSMKEILEKVLLFKEIAKENQVHQFEVGEGGNGAQVIVEHSDLLPDAQQGYGNVHHVAFRVENRAVLEEWIQRITQFGLPNSGYVDRFYFESLYARVSPGILFEFATDGPGFIDDEENYEILGETLALPPKFRDQRAEIEKLVRPIDTVRSTKLVEKEYLD, encoded by the coding sequence ATGAACGGATTAAAAGGGATCCATCACGTAACGGCTATCACAAGTAGCGCAGAAAAAATTTATGACTTCTTTACAACTGTTTTGAGTCTTCGCTTAGTTAAGAAAACGGTGAATCAAGATGATATCCAAACCTATCACCTTTTCTTTGCAGATGATAAAGGCAGTGCTGGAACAGATATGACTTTCTTTGATTTTCCTGGTATCCCAAAAGGGTCAAAAGGTACAAATGATATTTCTAAAACATCTTTCCGCGTACCAAACGATGCTGCTTTAACATACTGGGTAAAACGATTTGATAAATACAATGTATCTCATAAAGAAATTACAGAACAATTTGGCGTTAAGGTTTTGGCTTTCCATGATTTTGATGATCAACAGTATCAATTGATCTCGGATGAACACAATACTGGAGTAGCTTCTGGTACCCCTTGGCATAAAGGTCCCGTTCCAGATGAATTTGCTATTACTGGTCTAGGCCCTATCTTTTTACGTGTAAAAAACTTTGATTCTATGAAAGAAATATTAGAAAAAGTTCTCTTGTTTAAAGAAATCGCTAAAGAAAATCAGGTTCATCAATTTGAAGTTGGCGAAGGTGGAAATGGCGCGCAAGTGATAGTCGAACATAGTGATCTACTTCCTGATGCTCAACAAGGCTACGGAAATGTTCATCATGTTGCCTTCCGTGTAGAAAATCGCGCTGTTCTAGAGGAATGGATCCAACGAATCACTCAATTTGGTTTGCCGAATTCTGGTTATGTCGATCGTTTTTATTTTGAATCTCTTTATGCTCGCGTATCTCCAGGTATCCTATTTGAATTTGCAACGGATGGTCCTGGTTTTATTGATGATGAAGAGAACTACGAAATATTAGGGGAAACATTAGCCTTACCACCGAAATTTAGAGATCAACGTGCCGAGATCGAAAAATTGGTTCGTCCAATCGATACCGTTCGTAGTACTAAATTAGTTGAAAAAGAGTATTTGGACTAA
- a CDS encoding aspartate kinase yields MNVIKFGGSSLASGSQLKKVIQLVKEDAARKIVVVSAPGKRSAEDEKVTDLLIGFGMKALVGHDFSAVLEKIIDRYQNIAEELGLGTEIIDEIRSNLDSLVKGNKNEPNYYLDAFKASGEDNNAKLVAAYFNQEGVPARYMDPKEAGLMVTNEPGNAQVLPESYEQLAKLRDSEEVIIFPGFFGYTKDGKVCTFSRGGSDITGAILANGIQADLYENFTDVDAIFAANPHVVENPIGIKELTYREIRELSYGGFSVLHDEALQPAFKSGIPVQIKNTNNPSAPGTRIMKERQLTEQGVIGIASSSGFSSIYIDKYLMNREIGFGRKVLEILEARGISYEHMPSGIDNLTIILQTNQMTTEEEHSLLIQLKEELCADSVTVEHNIALIMIVGEGMREKMYTMSKAATALSENHINIDMINQGASEVSVIFGIQAKYEDLAVKALYEAFFVK; encoded by the coding sequence ATGAACGTGATTAAATTTGGTGGAAGCTCCTTAGCTTCAGGAAGTCAGTTGAAAAAAGTTATCCAACTTGTAAAAGAAGATGCGGCACGCAAAATAGTTGTAGTATCAGCTCCTGGTAAGCGTTCAGCGGAGGACGAAAAAGTGACAGATCTGTTGATTGGTTTTGGTATGAAAGCTCTTGTCGGCCATGACTTTAGTGCCGTACTAGAAAAAATCATTGACCGATACCAAAATATTGCAGAGGAATTAGGCTTAGGAACAGAAATCATCGATGAGATAAGAAGCAACTTAGATTCCTTAGTCAAAGGCAATAAAAATGAACCCAATTATTATTTAGATGCATTTAAAGCAAGTGGAGAAGATAATAATGCAAAATTAGTAGCTGCTTATTTTAACCAAGAAGGTGTACCAGCTCGGTATATGGATCCTAAAGAAGCTGGATTGATGGTAACCAACGAACCAGGAAATGCTCAAGTTTTACCTGAGAGTTATGAGCAGTTAGCTAAATTACGCGATAGCGAAGAAGTTATCATTTTTCCTGGTTTTTTTGGGTATACAAAAGATGGGAAAGTGTGTACTTTCTCAAGAGGTGGTTCAGATATCACTGGCGCTATTTTGGCAAATGGGATCCAAGCAGATCTATATGAAAATTTCACAGATGTAGATGCCATATTTGCGGCTAACCCTCATGTAGTTGAAAATCCTATTGGTATCAAAGAACTGACTTACCGTGAAATACGTGAGCTTTCATATGGCGGTTTTTCAGTCTTACATGATGAAGCTTTACAGCCGGCATTTAAATCAGGTATTCCAGTTCAAATCAAAAATACAAATAATCCATCTGCTCCGGGGACCCGCATCATGAAAGAACGCCAATTGACTGAACAAGGTGTGATCGGTATTGCCAGTTCAAGCGGCTTTAGCAGTATTTATATTGATAAGTATTTAATGAACCGTGAGATCGGTTTTGGGCGCAAAGTATTGGAGATACTGGAGGCAAGAGGAATCAGTTATGAACATATGCCATCAGGAATCGATAACTTAACGATTATTTTACAGACGAATCAAATGACGACCGAAGAAGAACACTCATTGTTGATTCAATTAAAAGAAGAGTTGTGTGCAGATAGCGTGACTGTTGAACATAATATTGCGTTGATCATGATCGTCGGGGAGGGCATGCGTGAGAAAATGTACACGATGTCTAAAGCAGCAACAGCTCTTTCTGAAAATCATATCAATATTGACATGATCAACCAAGGGGCTTCAGAAGTTAGCGTTATATTTGGGATTCAAGCAAAATATGAAGATTTGGCAGTGAAAGCCTTATATGAAGCATTTTTTGTAAAGTGA
- a CDS encoding flavin reductase family protein, whose amino-acid sequence MFHYKAEQLNKKQQYKFISGSVIPRPIAWVTSLSKDGSVVNAAPFSFFSAASNELPLLTVAILRNDGMIKDTARNILDQKEAVIHIVDQAVVEEMNQTSAPLPPDQSELDQTQLTLVDSLSVKVPSIAEAKIRFEGVLHQYVPIKDENDKIITDFFFIRVTDFFFDETIFDQEKEYILTDKLNPVARLAGNQYATLDEEFMIVRPS is encoded by the coding sequence ATGTTTCACTATAAAGCAGAACAATTAAATAAAAAACAACAATACAAATTTATCAGCGGGAGCGTGATCCCACGTCCAATCGCATGGGTAACCTCATTATCAAAAGATGGTTCAGTAGTAAATGCGGCTCCTTTCAGCTTTTTCAGTGCTGCTTCAAATGAACTGCCTTTGCTGACTGTTGCTATTTTGAGAAATGATGGCATGATCAAAGATACAGCTCGCAACATCCTTGACCAAAAAGAAGCAGTCATCCATATCGTCGATCAAGCTGTGGTTGAAGAAATGAATCAGACTTCTGCTCCTTTACCTCCTGATCAAAGCGAACTTGATCAAACACAGTTGACATTGGTAGACAGCCTCAGCGTGAAGGTTCCTTCTATTGCAGAAGCTAAAATTCGTTTTGAGGGTGTCCTCCATCAATATGTACCGATTAAAGATGAAAACGACAAGATCATAACGGATTTCTTTTTCATTCGTGTAACGGATTTCTTTTTTGATGAAACGATTTTTGATCAAGAAAAAGAATATATTTTAACGGATAAATTAAACCCTGTTGCACGACTTGCAGGTAATCAATACGCTACATTAGATGAAGAATTCATGATCGTTCGTCCTAGTTAA
- a CDS encoding undecaprenyl-diphosphate phosphatase: MIFIELLKAVFLGVVEGITEWLPISSTGHMILVEEFIQLNASAEFKEMFFVVIQLGAILAVVLLYFNKLNPFSPKKSTQEKKDTMSIWYKVLVGVLPAAVLGLLFDDWLNEHLYNYWTVAIMLIVYGILFIIIENRNKGKESSINSFKDLTYNTAFLIGMFQVLSLIPGTSRSGATILGAILIGTSRFIATEYSFFLSIPVMFGASFLKLVKFGFEFTGMEVAILLTGMLVAFVVSVIAIKFLMGYIKHNDFKAFGWYRIILGILVLGYFVLFG; this comes from the coding sequence ATGATTTTTATTGAATTATTAAAGGCCGTATTTTTAGGGGTCGTCGAAGGAATCACCGAATGGCTGCCCATTAGTAGTACTGGACACATGATTTTGGTAGAAGAATTTATCCAATTAAATGCTTCTGCTGAATTTAAAGAAATGTTTTTTGTAGTCATCCAATTAGGTGCTATTTTAGCTGTTGTCTTACTTTATTTTAACAAGTTGAACCCATTTTCACCAAAAAAATCCACTCAAGAGAAGAAAGATACAATGTCGATCTGGTACAAAGTACTTGTTGGGGTTCTTCCAGCAGCTGTTTTAGGCTTACTTTTTGATGACTGGTTGAACGAACATCTATACAATTATTGGACAGTTGCTATTATGTTGATCGTTTACGGAATTTTATTTATTATTATTGAAAATCGTAATAAAGGAAAAGAAAGTTCAATCAATTCATTTAAGGATTTGACCTATAATACAGCCTTTTTAATCGGGATGTTCCAAGTCCTTTCCTTGATCCCTGGTACTTCTCGTTCAGGAGCAACGATTCTAGGTGCTATTTTGATTGGTACTTCTCGTTTCATTGCTACAGAATATTCTTTCTTCCTATCTATTCCTGTCATGTTTGGCGCAAGTTTCCTTAAGCTGGTTAAATTTGGTTTCGAATTTACGGGAATGGAAGTCGCTATTCTTTTAACTGGTATGCTAGTTGCATTCGTTGTTTCGGTTATCGCGATCAAGTTCTTGATGGGCTACATTAAACATAATGACTTTAAAGCTTTTGGCTGGTACAGAATTATTTTAGGTATCCTTGTGCTCGGTTATTTCGTTCTTTTTGGTTAA
- a CDS encoding VOC family protein: MIKNVHHISAFTKSAKDNHFFYTTILGLRFVKNSVNQENTAIRHLFYGDYQGNPGTLLTFFELKTVGSAYNENNYFSTVTLKIPKGTLPYWKARLAYFSIQTTLDKEQHRLSFKDSDQFDLALIEVDDVILAANATKHSDIPAANQIIGIFDILLKVERPDETVSFLTEFLDLPLTSRTYQVQDTQQGVFTTIDFSRKTPLSRMGRGSIDHIAYTVASTDDLERLYQKALQLQLPIDQYIERGYFKSLYVREPNGLQIEIATATPGFTLDESIEELGNTLAIPDFLENKRAAIEAQLEDF; the protein is encoded by the coding sequence GTGATCAAAAATGTTCATCATATTTCGGCTTTCACCAAGTCTGCTAAAGATAATCATTTTTTTTATACGACTATTCTTGGTTTGCGTTTCGTTAAAAATTCTGTCAATCAAGAAAACACGGCTATTCGTCATCTTTTCTATGGCGACTATCAAGGAAATCCCGGAACTCTGCTGACTTTCTTTGAATTAAAGACTGTCGGTAGTGCCTATAATGAAAATAATTATTTTTCAACTGTCACACTAAAAATTCCCAAAGGTACTTTACCTTATTGGAAAGCTCGTTTAGCCTACTTTTCGATTCAAACGACATTGGATAAGGAACAACATCGTTTGTCTTTTAAAGATTCGGATCAATTTGATCTGGCATTGATAGAAGTTGATGATGTGATCCTTGCTGCAAATGCGACTAAACATTCAGACATCCCAGCTGCGAACCAAATTATTGGTATATTTGATATTTTACTTAAAGTTGAACGACCGGATGAAACAGTCTCCTTTTTGACTGAATTTTTAGACCTGCCGTTGACCAGTCGAACGTATCAAGTCCAAGACACTCAGCAAGGTGTCTTTACAACCATTGATTTTAGCCGAAAAACACCTTTATCTCGGATGGGCAGAGGATCCATTGATCATATTGCATATACTGTCGCATCAACTGATGATCTTGAACGGTTGTATCAAAAGGCTTTACAATTACAGCTGCCGATCGATCAATATATTGAAAGAGGCTACTTTAAAAGTTTATATGTGAGAGAACCAAACGGGTTACAAATCGAGATAGCCACAGCAACACCTGGTTTTACGCTAGATGAATCAATTGAAGAATTAGGAAACACACTTGCAATACCAGACTTTCTAGAAAATAAACGAGCAGCAATCGAAGCTCAATTGGAGGATTTTTAA